From the Nodularia sp. NIES-3585 genome, one window contains:
- a CDS encoding sensor histidine kinase produces MQDFPIPHNEQDRLKALLKYNILDSYSEQAFDDLTALAAYICGTPIALVSLVDHSRQWFKSKVGIEATETPREMAFCAHTICQPTDLLIIPNTLNDQRFADNPLVTSDPNIRFYAGAPLVTPDGFAIGSLCVIDLTPRELSIEQKQALAALSRQVISQLELRINLGKLKQNIIHRQQVEKTLRRTNLNLNQVVGKLRQTQVQLILNEKMSSLGQMVAGIAHEINNPINFIHANIGYLKTAFKDVVNLLSLYQEYYPQPHQEIQTQADAIDVEFLVKDLPNIFASMETGSTRIEKIILSLRNFSRLDEAERKFVDLHEGIDNTLLILQHKLNDTTTYPEIKIIKKYGNLPQVQCYAAQMNQTFMNILSNAIDAIEYLWTKNKNNLDSINLETITPKIVIRTEISPENYAVVRIADNGIGIAEAIQKRMFDLFFSTKSVGKGTGLGLSISYQIVVKKHGGNLKYKTQLGKGTEFFIEIPLKN; encoded by the coding sequence ATGCAAGACTTCCCTATTCCGCACAACGAGCAAGATAGACTCAAGGCGTTGCTAAAATATAACATTCTTGATAGCTATTCAGAACAGGCTTTCGATGATTTAACTGCTTTAGCTGCCTATATTTGTGGTACTCCCATTGCTTTAGTCAGTCTTGTAGATCATAGTCGGCAATGGTTTAAATCAAAAGTTGGTATAGAAGCGACAGAAACACCCAGAGAAATGGCATTTTGCGCCCACACTATATGTCAGCCCACAGATTTACTAATCATACCCAATACCTTAAATGATCAGCGCTTTGCTGATAACCCTTTGGTGACATCAGACCCCAATATTCGGTTTTATGCCGGCGCACCTCTAGTTACACCTGATGGTTTTGCTATTGGCTCTTTATGTGTAATTGACCTTACACCAAGAGAATTGAGTATAGAACAAAAGCAAGCATTAGCAGCCTTGAGTCGTCAAGTAATTAGTCAGTTAGAACTTAGAATCAATCTAGGTAAATTAAAACAAAATATTATCCACCGTCAACAAGTCGAAAAAACTCTACGCAGGACTAATCTGAATTTAAATCAAGTGGTCGGTAAGTTGCGACAAACTCAAGTCCAACTAATTCTAAATGAAAAAATGTCTAGCTTGGGTCAAATGGTAGCCGGGATAGCTCACGAAATCAATAATCCCATTAACTTTATTCATGCTAATATCGGATATTTGAAGACTGCTTTTAAAGACGTTGTTAACTTACTATCTCTTTACCAAGAATACTATCCCCAGCCGCATCAGGAAATTCAAACTCAAGCAGATGCCATAGATGTGGAGTTTTTGGTTAAAGATTTACCAAATATCTTTGCCTCTATGGAAACTGGTAGTACGCGGATTGAAAAAATTATTTTATCTTTACGTAATTTTTCTCGCTTAGATGAAGCTGAGAGAAAATTTGTTGACCTCCACGAAGGAATTGATAATACGCTGTTAATTTTGCAGCATAAACTGAATGATACAACAACATATCCAGAAATTAAAATTATCAAAAAATATGGTAACTTACCACAGGTTCAATGCTATGCAGCACAAATGAATCAAACATTTATGAATATTTTATCTAATGCTATCGATGCTATAGAATACTTATGGACAAAAAACAAAAATAATCTCGACTCAATCAATTTAGAAACAATAACGCCAAAAATTGTGATTCGTACCGAAATTTCTCCGGAAAACTATGCAGTTGTGCGGATTGCTGATAATGGAATCGGTATTGCAGAAGCAATTCAAAAACGGATGTTTGACCTATTTTTTAGCACCAAAAGTGTAGGCAAAGGTACAGGATTAGGCTTATCAATCAGCTATCAGATTGTAGTTAAAAAACATGGTGGTAATCTCAAATATAAAACACAATTAGGCAAGGGGACTGAGTTTTTTATTGAAATTCCCCTCAAAAATTAA
- the rpsB gene encoding 30S ribosomal protein S2, with protein sequence MPVVSLAQMMESGVHFGHQTRRWNPKMSPYIYTSRNGVHIIDLVQTAQLMDNAYNYMRSQSEQGKKFLFVGTKRQAAGIIAQEALRCGSHYINQRWLGGMLTNWATIKTRADRLKDLERREESGALDLLPKKEASMLRREMTKLQKYLGGIKNMRKVPDVVVIVDQRREYNAVQECQKLGLPIVSMLDTNCDPDVVDIPIPANDDAIRSIKLIVGKLADAIYEGRGGTLEGEEDYEDYDGSEYDDDYDEGEYAQGSTADSTSDEEAKV encoded by the coding sequence ATGCCAGTAGTTTCATTGGCTCAAATGATGGAGTCTGGGGTACATTTCGGGCATCAAACCCGGCGTTGGAACCCAAAAATGTCTCCGTACATTTATACTTCTCGCAATGGCGTACACATTATCGACTTGGTGCAGACTGCCCAGTTGATGGATAATGCCTACAACTATATGCGATCGCAGTCTGAGCAAGGTAAGAAATTCCTCTTTGTCGGTACTAAGCGCCAAGCAGCCGGAATTATTGCCCAAGAAGCCCTTCGTTGTGGCTCTCATTATATTAACCAACGTTGGTTGGGTGGAATGCTCACCAACTGGGCGACCATCAAAACCAGAGCCGACCGTCTCAAAGATTTGGAACGCCGGGAAGAAAGCGGCGCACTAGATTTATTGCCCAAAAAAGAAGCTTCGATGTTGCGTCGAGAGATGACGAAGCTGCAAAAATACCTGGGTGGTATTAAGAATATGCGGAAAGTCCCCGATGTGGTGGTGATTGTAGACCAACGGCGGGAATATAATGCAGTTCAAGAATGCCAAAAACTGGGACTGCCAATTGTGTCTATGCTAGATACAAACTGTGACCCTGACGTAGTAGATATACCCATCCCAGCTAACGATGATGCCATTAGATCAATTAAGTTGATTGTGGGCAAATTGGCGGATGCGATTTATGAAGGTCGTGGCGGTACCCTCGAAGGTGAAGAAGATTACGAAGATTATGATGGTTCAGAGTATGACGACGATTACGACGAGGGCGAATACGCACAAGGGTCTACCGCAGACTCCACCTCTGATGAAGAAGCCAAAGTATAA
- the tsf gene encoding translation elongation factor Ts: MAEISAKLVQELRQKTGAGMMDCKKALKENDGDIEKGIEWLRQKGIASAGKKSDRIAAEGLVDTYIQPSGRVGVLIEVNCQTDFVARNEAFKALVKNLAQQAATADSVESLLAQPYIEETSVTVDQFIKQTIAQLGENIQVRRFINFALPEGKQGIVDSYIHTGGRVGVLVELNAQTESAAQNEEFQTLAKNAAMQVAACPNVEYVSVDEIPAEFAQKETEIEMGRDDLGNKPQNIKEKIVQGRIEKRLKELTLLDQPFIRDQSISVEDLVKQVKAKVGEEIKVNRFVRYILGEGIEKQESNFAEEVAAQMGSK, from the coding sequence ATGGCGGAAATATCTGCAAAACTCGTCCAAGAGCTACGCCAAAAAACTGGTGCAGGCATGATGGACTGCAAAAAAGCGCTAAAAGAAAATGACGGCGACATCGAAAAAGGTATAGAGTGGCTGCGACAAAAGGGGATTGCTTCAGCAGGTAAAAAAAGCGATCGCATTGCAGCAGAAGGTCTAGTAGACACCTACATTCAACCCAGTGGTCGAGTTGGTGTGCTAATAGAAGTAAACTGTCAAACCGATTTTGTTGCCCGTAACGAAGCTTTTAAAGCTCTAGTTAAGAATCTAGCCCAACAAGCAGCAACGGCTGATAGTGTTGAGTCTTTGTTGGCTCAACCCTATATTGAAGAAACCAGCGTCACTGTAGATCAGTTCATCAAGCAAACCATTGCCCAGCTAGGTGAAAATATTCAGGTGCGTCGCTTTATCAATTTTGCTCTCCCAGAAGGCAAACAAGGTATTGTAGACAGCTACATTCACACTGGTGGTCGAGTTGGTGTTTTGGTAGAACTCAACGCCCAAACTGAGTCAGCAGCTCAGAATGAAGAGTTTCAAACTCTGGCTAAGAATGCGGCGATGCAAGTTGCTGCTTGTCCCAATGTTGAGTATGTCAGTGTAGACGAAATCCCAGCTGAATTTGCCCAAAAAGAAACAGAAATTGAAATGGGGCGGGATGATTTGGGTAACAAACCACAGAACATCAAAGAAAAAATTGTTCAGGGACGGATTGAAAAACGCCTGAAAGAATTGACTTTGCTGGATCAGCCTTTCATTCGTGATCAGAGTATTTCTGTGGAAGACTTGGTAAAACAAGTTAAAGCCAAAGTCGGCGAAGAGATCAAAGTTAATCGCTTTGTTCGCTATATCCTGGGTGAAGGCATTGAGAAGCAAGAAAGTAATTTTGCTGAAGAAGTTGCTGCACAAATGGGTAGCAAATAA
- the recG gene encoding ATP-dependent DNA helicase RecG has translation MTNDNPDWVRLHKALTIEADKGFTDLMGKQYRFSEFLCLTFGKFPTALSPLERGRWQELAAKFANYPDLEQSERQHLIAETRRYLYYLQQEPKESSTEKEQIYQRQKLQPKSPIVAEVSRRLAPNIDQKLSDLPEIGPRQADKLAALNLYTVRDLLFYYPRDHIDYARQVNIRELQGGETVTIIANVKRCNCFTSPKNKKLSILELVLKDNTGEIKITRFSAGARFASRGWQEGLKRRYPVGSILAACGLVKESKYGLTLDNPELEVLAHPGDTIDSLTIGRVVPIYALTEGVMATMVRQAITAALPATVHLKDPLPGGLRKKYNLMELKDAIANIHFPDDSMTLQAARRRLVFDEFFYLQLGLLQRQHQARQIQTSAILAPKGQLVEKFSEILPFQLTGAQQRVLNDILSDLEKSTPMNRLIQGDVGSGKTVVAVIAILAAIQSGYQAALMAPTEVLAEQHYRKLVSWFNLLHLPVELLTGSTKVAKRREIHSQLVTGELPLLVGTHALIQDTVNFNQLGLVVIDEQHRFGVKQRALLQQKGDQPHVLTMTATPIPRTLALTIHGDMNVSQIDELPPGRQKIQTTLLTGKQRTEAYDLIRREIAQGRQVYVVLPLVEESEKLDLRSAVEEHQKLQESIFPDFQVGLLHGRMTSADKDEAITKFRDNQTQILVSTTVVEVGVDVPNATVMLIENAERFGLSQLHQLRGRVGRGAAQSYCLLMSSSKSADAQQRLKVLEQSQDGFFISEMDMRFRGPGEVLGTRQSGVADFTLASLVEDEEILLLARQVAEKVIEMDATLERWLLMKAELKYRYERLMGGAILT, from the coding sequence ATGACTAATGACAATCCAGATTGGGTAAGATTGCACAAAGCCTTGACAATAGAAGCAGATAAAGGCTTTACAGACTTGATGGGTAAACAATACCGCTTCAGTGAATTTCTCTGCTTGACCTTTGGGAAATTCCCCACAGCTTTGTCCCCATTAGAACGTGGCCGTTGGCAAGAACTAGCGGCAAAATTTGCTAACTATCCCGATCTGGAACAGTCAGAAAGACAGCATCTCATAGCTGAAACTCGTAGGTATCTCTATTATCTACAGCAAGAACCAAAAGAAAGTAGCACAGAGAAAGAACAGATATACCAACGCCAAAAACTTCAACCGAAATCGCCAATTGTGGCGGAAGTAAGTCGGAGGTTAGCACCAAACATTGACCAAAAACTCAGCGATTTGCCAGAAATCGGCCCTCGTCAAGCTGATAAATTAGCGGCGCTGAATTTATATACTGTGCGCGATTTGCTTTTCTACTATCCCCGTGACCATATTGACTATGCGCGTCAGGTAAATATCCGGGAATTGCAGGGGGGTGAAACAGTGACAATCATTGCGAATGTGAAGCGTTGTAACTGTTTTACTAGCCCTAAAAATAAGAAATTATCGATTTTAGAATTAGTCCTCAAAGATAATACAGGCGAAATTAAAATTACCCGCTTTTCTGCGGGGGCGCGTTTTGCTAGTCGCGGTTGGCAAGAAGGTTTAAAACGTCGTTACCCAGTGGGTAGTATTTTGGCGGCTTGTGGGTTGGTGAAAGAAAGTAAATATGGTTTGACCCTGGATAACCCAGAACTTGAGGTGTTAGCACATCCCGGAGATACCATTGATTCTTTGACTATTGGTCGAGTAGTGCCGATTTATGCCCTAACTGAGGGCGTGATGGCAACTATGGTGAGACAGGCGATAACGGCGGCTTTACCAGCTACGGTTCACCTCAAAGATCCTTTGCCTGGAGGGTTACGGAAAAAGTATAATTTGATGGAATTGAAGGATGCGATCGCTAACATCCATTTTCCCGATGACAGCATGACTCTGCAAGCTGCTCGTCGTCGCCTAGTATTTGATGAATTCTTTTACCTGCAACTGGGCTTATTACAACGTCAGCACCAAGCCCGCCAAATTCAAACCAGTGCGATTCTTGCCCCCAAAGGTCAGCTAGTCGAAAAATTCTCCGAAATTCTGCCTTTTCAACTCACCGGCGCACAGCAACGAGTCCTCAACGACATTCTCTCAGACTTGGAAAAATCCACCCCGATGAATCGTCTGATCCAGGGCGATGTGGGTTCGGGTAAAACTGTGGTGGCTGTAATTGCTATCCTCGCCGCCATTCAATCTGGCTATCAAGCGGCGTTAATGGCTCCCACGGAAGTTTTAGCAGAACAGCATTACCGTAAGTTAGTGAGTTGGTTTAACCTGTTGCATTTACCCGTGGAATTACTCACAGGTTCTACCAAAGTTGCCAAACGGCGAGAAATTCACTCTCAGCTAGTCACAGGTGAATTACCTTTATTAGTGGGAACTCATGCTTTAATTCAAGACACTGTTAATTTTAACCAATTGGGCTTAGTGGTAATTGATGAACAACATCGCTTTGGGGTAAAACAAAGGGCGTTGTTACAGCAAAAAGGCGACCAACCCCATGTATTAACTATGACCGCGACCCCCATTCCGCGGACATTGGCATTAACAATACATGGCGATATGAATGTTAGCCAGATTGATGAATTACCACCAGGACGGCAAAAAATTCAAACAACTCTATTAACAGGTAAACAACGCACCGAAGCTTACGACTTAATCCGCCGAGAAATTGCCCAAGGAAGGCAAGTTTATGTAGTTTTACCTCTAGTGGAAGAATCGGAAAAATTGGACTTGCGATCAGCCGTAGAAGAGCATCAGAAGTTACAAGAAAGTATTTTTCCTGACTTTCAGGTGGGATTATTGCATGGTCGGATGACTTCCGCAGATAAGGACGAAGCGATTACCAAATTCCGCGATAATCAAACGCAAATATTGGTTTCTACTACCGTTGTAGAAGTGGGTGTGGATGTCCCCAATGCAACTGTGATGCTGATTGAAAATGCCGAAAGATTTGGCTTGTCACAACTGCATCAATTGCGCGGGCGTGTTGGTCGTGGTGCGGCTCAATCTTACTGTTTATTGATGAGTAGTTCTAAGAGTGCTGATGCTCAACAACGGCTGAAGGTATTGGAACAATCCCAGGATGGTTTTTTTATCTCGGAAATGGATATGCGGTTTCGTGGACCAGGGGAAGTACTGGGGACTCGCCAATCGGGTGTAGCTGATTTTACTTTAGCCAGTTTGGTGGAAGATGAGGAAATTTTGCTGTTAGCCAGACAAGTTGCGGAAAAGGTGATCGAGATGGATGCAACTCTGGAACGTTGGTTGTTGATGAAAGCTGAGTTGAAATATCGCTATGAACGGTTAATGGGTGGGGCGATTTTGACTTAA
- a CDS encoding sensor histidine kinase → MHLFNKLKFTPSQLVSVTVLLTLLLFIPQVCLNWQAYYNFNSMNKQEFKLQKLSDKITYFDEVLTMSARMNAATGNVMWEKRYRQFEPELDLAIQEAIKLAPERYEDENSQKINLANQQLVAMEYESFDLVNKNQNQAAQLLLSSRKYETQKQIYANGVAERNRNISLGLQEKVAAYRQRMIWAILVSTISLIILIPAWLLVLRLLQEYLKAKKTAQAALEETNSMLEMQVAARTEKLNQKNIQLQQTLEFLQQTQVQLIQTEKMSSLGQLVAGVAHEINNPVNFIYGNLIHVREYTQKLLILINAYQQEYSNCNPEINILIEEMDLYFIIDDLPKILDSMTIGAERIRELVLSLRNFSRLDEAEMKPVNIHEGIDSTLLILQDHLKGQNKQQEIVVIKNYGYLPLVECYAGGLNQVFMNIFINAIDALRQQEINACKDMKQHSSSIIIHTQLKNAENVMISIKDNGTGIREKFKNKLFEPFFTTKPVGKGTGLGLSISYQIIVEKHRGKIECVSEPGKGTEFLIEIPLKHTANI, encoded by the coding sequence ATGCATTTATTTAATAAGCTGAAATTTACTCCTTCTCAGCTAGTAAGTGTGACAGTATTGCTGACATTACTATTGTTTATTCCTCAAGTTTGCCTCAACTGGCAAGCATATTATAACTTCAATAGTATGAATAAACAGGAATTTAAACTACAAAAACTCAGTGATAAAATTACTTATTTTGATGAAGTATTAACCATGTCTGCTCGAATGAATGCAGCTACAGGTAATGTTATGTGGGAAAAACGATATCGCCAATTTGAACCAGAACTTGATCTGGCGATTCAAGAAGCTATTAAACTTGCTCCTGAAAGATATGAAGATGAGAATTCCCAAAAGATTAATCTTGCTAATCAGCAGTTAGTTGCAATGGAATATGAATCTTTTGATTTAGTTAATAAAAATCAAAATCAGGCAGCACAGCTACTATTATCCAGCCGCAAATATGAAACTCAGAAGCAAATTTATGCCAATGGTGTTGCGGAAAGGAACCGTAATATCTCACTTGGTTTGCAAGAAAAAGTTGCGGCGTATCGCCAAAGAATGATTTGGGCTATTTTAGTTTCTACTATCAGTTTAATCATACTTATTCCAGCGTGGCTTTTAGTATTACGTTTATTGCAAGAATACTTAAAAGCTAAAAAAACTGCTCAAGCTGCCTTAGAAGAAACTAATTCTATGTTAGAAATGCAAGTTGCGGCTAGAACGGAAAAATTAAACCAAAAAAACATTCAATTACAACAAACACTGGAATTTTTACAGCAAACTCAAGTTCAACTGATTCAAACTGAAAAGATGTCTTCACTCGGTCAGTTAGTCGCTGGTGTTGCTCATGAAATTAATAATCCTGTTAATTTCATTTATGGTAACTTAATACACGTTAGGGAATACACTCAAAAATTATTAATTTTGATTAACGCATACCAGCAAGAATATTCTAATTGCAATCCCGAAATAAATATTTTAATTGAGGAGATGGATTTATATTTTATTATTGATGATTTGCCAAAAATATTAGATTCAATGACCATTGGCGCTGAACGTATCCGTGAGCTTGTTTTAAGTTTACGTAATTTTTCGCGTCTTGATGAAGCAGAAATGAAACCTGTTAATATTCACGAAGGGATTGATAGTACGCTGTTAATTTTGCAAGATCATCTCAAAGGTCAGAATAAACAGCAGGAAATTGTAGTTATTAAAAACTATGGGTATTTGCCTCTTGTTGAATGTTATGCAGGAGGATTAAATCAGGTATTTATGAATATTTTTATTAACGCTATTGATGCTTTACGCCAACAGGAAATTAATGCTTGTAAAGATATGAAACAACACTCCAGTTCAATTATTATCCATACTCAATTAAAAAATGCAGAGAACGTAATGATTAGTATTAAAGATAATGGCACAGGAATAAGAGAAAAATTTAAAAATAAGTTGTTTGAACCGTTCTTTACTACTAAGCCTGTAGGTAAAGGTACTGGTTTAGGTTTATCTATTAGTTACCAAATTATTGTAGAGAAGCATAGGGGAAAAATCGAGTGTGTTTCTGAACCTGGAAAGGGAACAGAATTTTTGATTGAGATTCCTCTGAAGCATACAGCAAATATATAG
- a CDS encoding AbrB/MazE/SpoVT family DNA-binding domain-containing protein, whose product MTLANSSIPQQFTLYIEPEGRLTLPKEIQEKLNLESGDRLILTLQDSGKLQLVSLKQQIKKIRGLLKDKSPERNLVDELIQERRTQEYLSE is encoded by the coding sequence ATGACACTTGCTAATTCATCAATTCCTCAACAATTTACACTTTATATTGAACCGGAAGGACGTTTAACTTTACCTAAAGAAATACAAGAAAAACTAAATTTAGAATCAGGCGATCGCTTAATTTTAACACTTCAAGATAGTGGCAAGCTCCAATTAGTCAGCCTTAAACAACAAATTAAAAAAATCAGAGGTTTATTAAAAGATAAATCCCCAGAGAGAAACTTGGTAGATGAACTCATCCAGGAACGCCGCACACAGGAATATTTAAGTGAGTAA